The nucleotide sequence GAAATGTGAATCAGAAGCTAAAGCTGATAAAAAAGGTTGCTGCTCTAAAAAGAAGAGCGAATAATATCGCCTTACAAGGACAACCGCTATACATTATTAGTTTCTCATAAAGCTGTTTCTGAAGGAGGCAGCTTTTTTTATATTTAATAAACCGGTATTTTTGAAGTCAATGAAATATATCGTTATTCTTCTGGGCACAGGAAGGGATAACATTCTTTAAAATTTAATAAATCTCATGAAGCAGTATCTGGACCTTATGCAGCACATTCTTGATAAGGGTGTAAAAAAAGAAGATAGAACCGGAACCGGAACCTTAAGTGTATTTGGTTATCAAATGCGCTTTGATCTTTCGGAAGGTTTTCCCCTTGTTACCACAAAAAAGCTGCATTTGCGATCTATTATTCATGAGTTGTTATGGTTTCTAAAAGGAGATACCAATATTAAATATTTGAAGGACAACAAGGTCAGTATATGGGATGAGTGGGCTGATGATAATGGAGAGTTAGGGCCGGTGTATGGTTACCAATGGAGGTCTTGGCCAACTCCTGATGGGGCTAGTATTGATCAGATTGCGCAGGTTGCTGATCAAATTAAAAATAACCCAGACAGTAGAAGGTTAATAGTGAGCGCATGGAATGTAGCTGATGTAGATAAGATGAAGTTGCCTCCATGCCATGCCTTTTTTCAGTTTTATGTAGCAGATGGAAAACTGTCATGTCAGCTATACCAGAGAAGTGCAGATGTGTTTTTAGGCGTGCCATTCAATATAGCCTCTTACGCCATGTTGACCATGATGTTTGCACAGGTTTCAGGCCTCAAGGTAGGAGAGTTTATACACACTTTGGGTGATGCTCATTTATATAGTAACCATCTTGAGCAAGCAAGGCTTCAGCTTTCCAGAACATCTCGTCCTTTGCCTACCATGAAACTTAACCCTGAAGTTAAAAGTATTTTTGATTTTAAATTTGAGGATTTTGTGTTGGAAGGTTATGATCCCCATCCGCATATTAAAGCTCCGGTAGCTGTTTAGTTATGCGACTGTTTTGGGTAAGCTGTGTTTGTTTTTTTATTTGTAGGGGAATATTACCAGACCTGACGATGAGAGCTCCGTCGACTTATTAGGTAACCTCATCATCAATGTATCTTTAATAAACTTAATGAGCTAATGTCACCTAAATCTCATTCTCCACTTTTTCTTACCTTTTTTGCTTGTCCAAAAAAGGTAACCAAAAAAAGACACTATGGCTGAAAGGCATATTGCCACGCACTAAACGCACAATCCCTCCCTGCTAGAAAAATGCCTTAACTGACGATTCATTGTCAAAGGCAGTATTTTATGGCGGCATTTTTAAAAAATCCGGCACCCCACAAGCCGCAATATGCCCACGCCAGCCATAGATTCCCCGCCCGCCCTTAGTAGCTACCGGGCTGCTGACTATGGAGTTATCCTTTTTGTCTGCTTTTGGACTCTTTCCAGATTGGAGGGTATCGCTAGCTTTGGGTGTAGTTTTTTGGGATGGTGTTTTAAGCTCTAAAAATAAACACTATAGCAGTCTCCCCGCACTTGTTGCGGGGTCTGTTTGGATATGGTCTTGTGGTTGTTTAATTGACCAGTAATGATACCAATGTTAATTTTACTCTCTGTCCTTAATACTTCTATCTGTCATCCTGACGAAGGAAGGATCTGCTTGGGGTAACAGTGTGAGTGTCTTTACAATGGTAAGTGCTAGCGTCTAACAGATTCCTCTCCCGATAGCTATCGGGATGGAATGACAGGTTATATATCATTGCATCATCGATATCATCGAATCATCCTTAAGTTTCTTATGAAACAATGTCGCGGCATCTGTTTGCGGTGAACTGTGCTGGTTGATGCTTGTGGGGGAATAATACCAAACCTGACGATGAGATTGCTTCGTCATTACTCCTTGCAATGACGTGGTGGGGTAATGTGATGATTAGTGGTTTTATTAAGATTTTTTGTTTACCTATTTAAGTTATAATTGGCAGAAAACCAGAATTTAACCGTCATTGCGAGGCATTAGTTAGTAGTGGTAAAAGTTCTTGGTTGGAAATTTAAAACCTAAAATTTCTTATGAAAAAATGCCGCGGCAATCTGTTTAGGGTAAGCTGTGTTGGTTGATTGTTTGTGGTTTAATACTAGACCTGACGACTAGATTGCTTCGTCGTTTCTCCTTGCATGACGTGGTGGGGTAATGTGGTAATTGTGGTTTTATTAAGATTTTTTGTTATACCTGTTAAAGTTATAATTGGCAGAAAACCAAAATTTAACCGTCATTGCGAGGCATTAGTTAGTAGTGGTAAAAGTTCTTGGTTGGAAATTTAAAACCTAAAATTTCTTATGAAAAAATGCCGCGGCAATCTGTTTAGGGTAAGCTGTGTTGGTTGATTGTTTGTGGTTTAATACTAGACCTGACGACTAGATTGCTTCGTCGTTTCTCCTTGCATGACGTGGTGGGGTAATGTGGTAATTGTGGTTTTATTAAGATTTTTTGTTATACCTGTTAAAGTTATAATTGGCAGAAAACCAAAATTTAACCGTCATTGCGAGGCATTAGTTAGTAGTGGTAAAAGTTCTTGGTTGGAAATTTAAAACCTAAAATTTCTTATGAAAAAATGCCGCGGCAATCTGTTTAGGGTAAGCTGTGTTGGTTGATTGTTTGTGGGGAATGATATTAGACCTGACGATTGGCGCATCATCAAATCATTATATTGATGGTTTTATTAATAAACTTAATGAGCTAATGTCACCAAAAGCTCGTTCTCCAGCTTTTCTTACCTTTTTTGCTTGTCCAAAAAAGGTAACCAAAAAAAGACACTATGGCTGAAAGCATATTGCCACGCACTAGACGCACAATCCCTCCCTGCCCAAAAAATGCCTTAACTGACGATTCATTGTCAAATGCAGTTCTTTATGGCGGCATTTTTAAAAATCCGGCACCCCACAAGCCGCAATATGCCCCAAACCAGCCATAGAGTCCCTGCCCGCCCCTTAGTAGCTACCGGATTGCTGATTATGGAGTTATTCTTTTTGTCTACTTTTTGGCGCTTACCAGTTAGGAGGTTATTGCAAGCTCTAGGTGTTAGTTTTTGGAATGTTGTTTAAAGCACCAAAATAAACACTATAGCTGTCTCCCCGCACCTGTTGCGGGGTCTGTCTGGGTATGGTCTTGTGGTTGTTTAATTGACCAGTAATGATACCAATGCTAGTATTACCCTCTTCCCTTAACAACTTCTAATTGTCATCCTGACGAAGGAAGGATCTGTTTGGGGTAAGTACTTTTGGTGGCTTTTATTATTTTTATACCCTTAGTGCCAGCGTCTGACAGATCCCTCGTTCCTCGGAATGACAGGTTACTTTATAGGATAGTAAAGGTGTCAAATACTAGACCTGACGATGAGATTGCTTCGTCGTGCCTCCTCGCAATGACGGAGAGAGCTATAGTGTTGGTATATAGATTGTTTACCTGTCAGCGTCCTTTGGTCCTGACAGCGTAAGTGTTAAATAATTATACCAGACAATAAAATTGTTTCACCGTTCCTCCTTACAAAGGCATAGTTGGGTAACAAACAATATAGGCCGTGCCGATAAAAAATCGGCTCTACATTTACAGCTTCGTTTAGCCGATAGGAAATCGGCTCTACAACCAAACATCGCGTCGAGTCTTGTTTGTATTAATCTTAGTTGGGTTACTTCTGGATGATAAACTTTCCAGCGTATTTTTCTTCATCTGTAAATAGGCTGTAGAGGTACATGGCCTGCGGTAGGTGGGTCAGGGTTTTGGTGGTGTAAAATTCCCCGTTTTCTGTATTGATAGGAATGTTGTCTATGATTTGTCCGTTGATGTTGCTGATCCGTAATGAGGTGTTCTTTACCTCCATGCCGGAAATCGCAATTACAAGCTCGTCGTCCCTGTAATTATAAAATATTAGCACAGGCTTGTCTTTCCCAGGTTTATTATTGACATATTCGAAAGGCCCTTCTGGATCTTCGCAATCTTCTTCTGCTAGAGGCGTCATGTTTCCTGGGCCGCACAATCTTGATCCGCCACTTTTGTCAAGCACATAATTTCCTGCTTCTACTTCAACCTCTTCAATTAAATCTCTCCTTTGTTGTCCAAAACCTATTGCATGATGCATGACTGCGTTGTGTTTGATCACATGGCCTATGAGGTGAGCATGTCCTAACTCGTGAATAGCAACGGACTCGAAGTCTATTTGATTTTGTGGTGTACGTCCAGCTGAGTAACTCCAATTGATATCAGAAGAAAACTCCAAGTCTGTTTCTACCACATACCAATTGTTGAAATGGCAGTTGCTGAGCCTGGTCAAGCACCTCCCCAGCACGCCTTCAGGAAGTTCGCCCGGTAAGGCAAATCTTACTACATTTTCTCCGTCTCCTTCAGAGGTGTTGTTGGTGGTGGTGTTGCCTATTTTGAAGTTAACTCCCGTATTGCACCTCCAAGCGATCAGGGCGTTGTAGAAAGCTTCTTTGGCAGGTTCGTTTTCATCAAAGTCTACATTCAACCTAAAACTATGGCCGCCACGATTGTCGGTGTTGGTAAGTACCGGTATGTGCGTAATGCCGTGCGCTTCAATATTTATATATGAAAAATTTACCAAAAGGGCTTTTGTGCTAATTGTACTTGCGCCAGAAGCATTGGTAACCCGGATATTGCCTGTTCCTGCACATGGACTAGAAGGTACTTTTACTCTTATTTCTGTATCTGACCAGTGGGTGTAGCTGATGGAGCTTGGAGATACCCAAGTGCTACCGCCATCGTTACAGTTCCTAAATTCCACTTTCCCGCCGGTTCCTCTTATTGACCCAAAGCCAGAACCCTTAATTGTAAGCACTTTGTCTGTTCCTGCACTTATGTTTGTGGGGGAGAAAGACTGTATGACCGGAAGGGTAGGAGTGCCTGGAAGGCTTGGGTTTATCTTCCTCATTTTCCTTTTTTGTAGATGAGTAGGTGATTTTCCTAGCAAGTGTTCAATTCTTTGCCTTATTTCTTGTTCTGTGTCTTTATACTTGCGCAAACCATCTGAGGCTTCTCCATCTGACGTGAACTTGATAAGCCCTTGAACGGCACCTAATGGTTCATAAATATCTTGTTCTTGAGAAGCTGTAAGGAAAAAAATACCTTGGTCTTCTATAGTGGGGTTTAGACTGCCTGTTATAATATGCCATTCTTCTTCTGTTTTTCCTCCGGGGGACTTAGCAGTTATCTCTTTGCTTATTTTGTCACCCTTAAAAACTGTGGCTACGGAAATGGTAAAGTAGGTATATAATGTGTTGTTTTTTGGATCTTTTTTTACGTAAGAATCTACAATGTGGCCTTCTACTATGAGCGCAGCTTTTTTAGTTTTGTCTTCCAAAGATATGGGAAGCATCATGCACGCATCTCCAATCATATGTTGCGCTGAAGCATGAAAGACTTTAATGCTAGTGATGGTTAAAATAATAAAAAACAGGTAAATGCATTTTTTCATGGTGAATACTTAACGTAAATATTTGCCTGATCTTATGCCTTGGTCTCTTTAATGGCTTGTTTGATGATGTTACATGTGTTGACAATTTCCTCGTGGCTAATAGTAAGGGGGGGAGCTATACGCATAGAGTTGTCGCAGAACAAAAACCAGTCTGTGAGTACACCTAATTCAATTGCCCGGTCAATAACCATTTTTAGAGTGTCATAATTTTCCATTTCAGCAGCCATAAGGAGTCCGCAGCTCCTTATTTCTTTAATTGCCGGATGGTTTAGGTGCTTTTTGAAAAGCAACTCTTTTTCTTTGACTTGTGATACTAGACTTTCACTAAGGATAACATCTATAGTGGCCAGTGATGCAGCGCAACTGACAGGGTGTCCGCCAAAAGTTGTTATATGTCCTAAAACCGGATCTTCGGAAAGGCTGTGCATGATTTCCTGTGGGGATATGAAAGCTCCTATAGGCATTCCTCCCCCCATACCTTTTGCACATACCAGAATATCTGGAACAATACCAAACTGTTCAAATGCCCAAAAGGTGCCTGTTCTTCCAAATCCACACTGGACTTCGTCGAGAATCAGTAGTGTGCCTGTTTCATTACACTTTTTTCTGAGGGCACTAAAGTAAGCAGGGGTAGTTGTTCGAACGCCTGCTTCACCCTGAACAGTTTCCAGGATGATTGCTGCTGTGTCAGTGGTTATATGCTGAAGGTCTTCCGTCTGGCCGAACCTTATGTGTCTGATGCCTGGCAATAATGGCCTATAGGCTTCTTTAAAATATTCGTTGCCATTTAGGGAGAGAGAGCCTTGGGTAGAGCCGTGGTAGGCATTGTGACAGGCAATAATCTCAAACCTTCCAGTGTGCCTTTTGGCCAATTTCATTGCCCCTTCTACAGCCTCGCTTCCAGAGTTGACAAGATATACACTGTTAAGGGTGCTGGGGAGCAAATCGCAAAGCTTTTGTGATAGTTTTACCTGTGGTGTTTGAATGAGTTCTCCATAAACCATCAGGTGTAAGTATTTGTTGGTTTGTTCGTGGATAGCTTGTACGACCCGAGGGTGGCGATGACCAACGTTGCTTACGCCAATTCCTGAGATCAAGTCTATAATGGCTTTGCCGTTTTGATCATACATGTATACGCCTTCTGCACGATCAATTTCGAGCAGGAGTGGGGCGGAAGAGGTTTGGGCCATGTGCCTAAGAAATAGCTCACGATTTGAAGGCATAAAGTGTCTTTTTTCTGCAAGTTAACAGTTTTTAAAGACATGCCTGAAGTATTGGCTTTAAAATCTCAGTTTATAAATAGAATACCTATAGGTGTTCTTTGATCATTTTGTGCGTTTTAAGCAGTTTATGGTCTTCTGTTTCAACTTTTAAGAAGTATATGCCTGCAGCAAGTGATGCTGTGTGAAACGAGGTCTTGATCAATGCATCTGTTATGGTAATATTGTGAAGTTTTACCCCTATTTGATTGTATAATGATATACGTATAGGTTTGTTGCCTTGATAAGTACCTTCAATGTAAATATGTTCAGAAAATGGGTTTGGGAAAATTTTTAACTCAAAGCCTTCGTCAGATAACTGAATAGTTTCGGCACTTTTGTAATCTGCTTCCCTGTCTACTCTAATTAATTCAGACCTTTCGGATAAGCTTGCTTTGTGAAAATGGGAATGGGACGCTTCTTGTGCATATATGTTTGTAGCTATTGACAAACATAGCAATATGCCTATAAAAATAGGTTTCTTTACAGTGGGTATAACGGTTTTACATATATTGGCTTTCATCCTTTGGTATTAGAGCAATTCTAGTTTCACTGAAATATCAACAGCTGTAGTTTCGAATTGAATCCTGAAAGGTATAAAAATATTATTAAAGTTTTATTATGAAAATACTAATGATCAATAAAACGGTTGTTTAAATGGATTTTTTAATGGTAAAATGCGAATTTTCTTAGGTGTTCCAGTGAGGTTATATTATTATGGGGATTGGTTGTCTGTATTGTGTTATTTTGTACTTGTCAAAGAAGAAAAAGCTGGGAGATCCAACTTCCAGCTTTTTTATTTTGCCTTATATGCTAGCCGTGCTTAGTTAGTTTTAATAAGTTTTCTCATAGTTACAGCTCCAGTTTCTGACTCCAGTTGCAGATAGTACATGCCTGCAGGCAAAGAAGATGTATTAAAAATAGCTTGGAATTGAACTCCTTGGGTGCTTTGCTTTTCAATAACTTTTCCGTTTTGATCAAACAATGTAATGTTGAGGGTTTCTATGTCTCCTTCACCTTTTACAGTGACTTGGTCTGCAAATGGGTTTGGGTATATAGTTATGTCAGCATCTAGTTCTTCAGTAACGGAGGTTACCTCCCATACCTCTGGGTCATCACTCATCCCAATTATTTCTATGCCTGAAATGGTTGGTTGATGACCGCCGTGCACATCTATAAACTCTATAGTTATATGGCCATCTTCAGCGCCAGTTTCAAATGATTTCATGATTCCGGTCAGGTGTCCTGCTTCTTCGTAGATGTCCAGGTTTTCTATAACCCTATTGCCGTTAATGTCCACATGGAACATTCGCATTTCCGGCTCTTCAAAATGGTTCTCGCTAAAGAACAGTCTTACTTCATATTCAGCTTCTTCTGGCACTTCAAAGGAATATTGCATGGCATCATAGTGGTGGTGGTCGAAATTCCTTTCAGATCTAAAAATGTCTACAGGAGTGCCTTCTGCAACAGACTCATCCATACTTACATCTTCTTCGGTTCTATTGGTAGAGTTGTCGATTTCTGACAAGTCTACATACTCAGAAGGGATGTCATATGTGTCTTCTTCCCAGTTCATGTAGTCGTCTTCTGATGCTTTTTCAATACCGCCAACATTTATTCGGTAAAGTACATGCTTGTACACATCATTGTCATTGTCATTTTCGCCATTATCTTGGGCCAATGACTTTTCAGAAAAAAATCCTGCAAAAAGAAATAAACTAAGTAGTGTTGTCGCTTTGTAGTATGTTTTTTTCATAAGCTTGTCATATATTATTTACCTATCAAAGAGTAACTAGCAGAGCTTATAATGGTTATGAAAAATACACACTTTTTCAGCAATTGGCTTAAGAAATTTTTTCAACCTGAATTATGCGATAGGTTTCGTCATGAGGAGCAGAACTTTAGTTCGTTATAAATAAAAGTTGTGGGATGTCATTTGGTCAATCCTTCCCAGCTTTTAGATACTTTGCTCCCTCTTTCTGGATCATTCTTTATTTTGAGAAAAACATCGATTTCTTGCTGTAGTTCTTCTACATGGGAAATGACTCCCACTATTCTGTTTTCCTTGCGCAATGACTTTAAAGTGTCAAATACTATCTGTAGGGATTGTTTGTCTTGAGAACCAAAACCTTCGTCCAGAAAGAAGAAATTTTGTTTTGCTTTGTTTTGCTGTTGGATTCTTTCAGCCAGTGCCAAAGCTAACGAGAGTGAAGCTTGGAAAGTCTGCCCCCCTGATAATGTTTTTACACTTCGAACACGTCCGTTGTTTAGAAAATCCCTGACCTGAAAGTTGTTCTTTTCGTTAATTTCCAGCCGTAACTGTTGGCGTGTTAACCGGTAAAACCTTTCATTGGCTGCTTGGCATAGGTCGTGCAAAAATACACCTGAGATATATTCTACAAATCCACTTCCTCGGAACATATTGCTAAGGAGCTTTAAGTTTTCTGCCCTTTGATTCAGTTTTTCCAGCTCTGCTTGCAGTTCATTTTTTTCCTTTAGGTCTTTTTTTATTTGTTCTGCCCGGGCTTTTTCCTCTACCAATGTGTCGTTGGTCTGTTGGAATTTCTGTTGAACTTCCTCAAGCTCTTTTACCAGAAGTTTATAATTTTCCTCACTAAATGGCCGGTTGTCTGTTAACGCTTTCAGTTTTTTTATTTCTTCAGCAGTTTGAAAAAGTACTTCTCTGAATTTGTATATCCTCTCTCTTTCTACTGAAAGGTTTGGGTTTGAAGCCAATATCTCCTCTATGTCAGCAATGTTTTGATATCCTGACTCTTGAAGGCTTGTTTCAAGTTCTTGGCTGGTGATGGATATGTTGTTTTGTAGCTTTGCTACTGTTTCGCCTACTTCAGTACTTTTTCCTTTCAGTGCCGCTATTTCTTGCTTTAGGTTCTGT is from Cytophagaceae bacterium ABcell3 and encodes:
- a CDS encoding thymidylate synthase, coding for MKQYLDLMQHILDKGVKKEDRTGTGTLSVFGYQMRFDLSEGFPLVTTKKLHLRSIIHELLWFLKGDTNIKYLKDNKVSIWDEWADDNGELGPVYGYQWRSWPTPDGASIDQIAQVADQIKNNPDSRRLIVSAWNVADVDKMKLPPCHAFFQFYVADGKLSCQLYQRSADVFLGVPFNIASYAMLTMMFAQVSGLKVGEFIHTLGDAHLYSNHLEQARLQLSRTSRPLPTMKLNPEVKSIFDFKFEDFVLEGYDPHPHIKAPVAV
- a CDS encoding matrixin family metalloprotease, which produces MKKCIYLFFIILTITSIKVFHASAQHMIGDACMMLPISLEDKTKKAALIVEGHIVDSYVKKDPKNNTLYTYFTISVATVFKGDKISKEITAKSPGGKTEEEWHIITGSLNPTIEDQGIFFLTASQEQDIYEPLGAVQGLIKFTSDGEASDGLRKYKDTEQEIRQRIEHLLGKSPTHLQKRKMRKINPSLPGTPTLPVIQSFSPTNISAGTDKVLTIKGSGFGSIRGTGGKVEFRNCNDGGSTWVSPSSISYTHWSDTEIRVKVPSSPCAGTGNIRVTNASGASTISTKALLVNFSYINIEAHGITHIPVLTNTDNRGGHSFRLNVDFDENEPAKEAFYNALIAWRCNTGVNFKIGNTTTNNTSEGDGENVVRFALPGELPEGVLGRCLTRLSNCHFNNWYVVETDLEFSSDINWSYSAGRTPQNQIDFESVAIHELGHAHLIGHVIKHNAVMHHAIGFGQQRRDLIEEVEVEAGNYVLDKSGGSRLCGPGNMTPLAEEDCEDPEGPFEYVNNKPGKDKPVLIFYNYRDDELVIAISGMEVKNTSLRISNINGQIIDNIPINTENGEFYTTKTLTHLPQAMYLYSLFTDEEKYAGKFIIQK
- a CDS encoding aspartate aminotransferase family protein, whose amino-acid sequence is MPSNRELFLRHMAQTSSAPLLLEIDRAEGVYMYDQNGKAIIDLISGIGVSNVGHRHPRVVQAIHEQTNKYLHLMVYGELIQTPQVKLSQKLCDLLPSTLNSVYLVNSGSEAVEGAMKLAKRHTGRFEIIACHNAYHGSTQGSLSLNGNEYFKEAYRPLLPGIRHIRFGQTEDLQHITTDTAAIILETVQGEAGVRTTTPAYFSALRKKCNETGTLLILDEVQCGFGRTGTFWAFEQFGIVPDILVCAKGMGGGMPIGAFISPQEIMHSLSEDPVLGHITTFGGHPVSCAASLATIDVILSESLVSQVKEKELLFKKHLNHPAIKEIRSCGLLMAAEMENYDTLKMVIDRAIELGVLTDWFLFCDNSMRIAPPLTISHEEIVNTCNIIKQAIKETKA
- a CDS encoding T9SS type A sorting domain-containing protein, producing MKANICKTVIPTVKKPIFIGILLCLSIATNIYAQEASHSHFHKASLSERSELIRVDREADYKSAETIQLSDEGFELKIFPNPFSEHIYIEGTYQGNKPIRISLYNQIGVKLHNITITDALIKTSFHTASLAAGIYFLKVETEDHKLLKTHKMIKEHL
- a CDS encoding malectin domain-containing carbohydrate-binding protein, with translation MKKTYYKATTLLSLFLFAGFFSEKSLAQDNGENDNDNDVYKHVLYRINVGGIEKASEDDYMNWEEDTYDIPSEYVDLSEIDNSTNRTEEDVSMDESVAEGTPVDIFRSERNFDHHHYDAMQYSFEVPEEAEYEVRLFFSENHFEEPEMRMFHVDINGNRVIENLDIYEEAGHLTGIMKSFETGAEDGHITIEFIDVHGGHQPTISGIEIIGMSDDPEVWEVTSVTEELDADITIYPNPFADQVTVKGEGDIETLNITLFDQNGKVIEKQSTQGVQFQAIFNTSSLPAGMYYLQLESETGAVTMRKLIKTN